The following coding sequences lie in one Arachis stenosperma cultivar V10309 chromosome 5, arast.V10309.gnm1.PFL2, whole genome shotgun sequence genomic window:
- the LOC130983302 gene encoding ultraviolet-B receptor UVR8 isoform X1 — MMMWRSKHCFWGKLKAESLVVRWMSSGGATVMSFGDASQGALGLPSAQLGVGQHAYEPTPVRSLPGDVVRVGAGHYHSLAITSLGHLWAWGRNNEAQLGRGSSSSSRESWNEPMRVMGLDHVNVSAAFASGVVSAAVGDDGSLWVWGKSKRGQLGLGKHVTEAVTPAKVEALSGENIAKVSFGWGHALAQTVDGKLFGWGYLADGRIGKMGNDLVEASPLDSSATPFGDSPDLEVAEKRVLEGMEKESDMPIVWEPRLVEELEGIEVVDIACGLDHSLVLCRDGALLSCGSNAYGQLGRTKTDLGIFPVDINLSPVSIAAGLGHSLAICQLPEPDNSIGTTNIASWGWNQSSQLGRPGPGNIPSLIDGLAGENPTAISAGRAHSIALTSKGELWVWGSGRSGRLGSGSSADEPEPFYIDSLEGFQILQAVSGFDHNLVLVAS; from the exons ATGATGATGTGGAGATCAAAACACTGCTTTTGGGGGAAACTGAAGGCGGAGAGTTTGGTGGTGAGATGGATGAGCAGCGGCGGCGCCACCGTGATGAGCTTCGGAGACGCGAGCCAGGGTGCTCTGGGATTGCCTAGTGCACAATTGGGCGTCGGACAACATGCTTACGAGCCAACACCGGTGCGCTCTCTCCCCGGCGACGTGGTTAGAGTGGGTGCTGGACACTACCATTCCCTCGCCATCACTTCCCTGGGCCATCTCTGGGCCTGGGGCAGAAACAATGAGGCCCAACTTGGTCGTGGCTCTTCCTCTTCCAG TAGGGAATCATGGAATGAGCCAATGAGAGTAATGGGATTggatcatgtgaacgtgtctgcTGCTTTTGCATCAGGTGTTGTCTCTGCTGCTGTTGGAGATGATGGTTCTTTGTGGGTGTGGGGGAAGTCCAAGCGTGGCCAACTTGGTCTTGGTAAACACGTTACTGAAGCTGTTACACCTGCCAAAGTTGAAGCACTTTCGGGAGAGAACATAGCAAAG GTGTCTTTTGGTTGGGGGCATGCTCTTGCTCAGACTGTGGATGGGAAGCTGTTTGGTTGGGGATACTTAGCTGATGGTAGGATAGGAAAAATGGGTAATGACTTGGTGGAGGCATCTCCATTGGATTCCAGTGCAACCCCCTTTGGAGATAGTCCAGACCTTGAAGTTGCTGAGAAGAGGGTTTTAGAAGGAATGGAGAAGGAGAGTGATATGCCAATAGTATGGGAACCTCGCTTGGTGGAAGAGCTTGAAGGTATTGAAGTTGTGGACATTGCGTGCGGCCTTGACCACTCACTGGTTCTTTGCC GTGATGGTGCACTCTTAAGTTGTGGGAGCAATGCATATGGTCAATTGGGGAGAACTAAAACAGATTTGGGAATTTTCCCAGTTGACATAAACTTGAGCCCTGTATCTATAGCAGCAGGGCTTGGCCATTCTTTGGCAATATGTCAGCTTCCTGAACCAGATAATAGTATAGGGACTACAAATATTGCTTCATGGGGATGGAACCAGAGTTCTCAGCTTGGAAGGCCTGGGCCTGGCAACATTCCTTCATTGATTGATGGATTGGCCGGGGAGAATCCTACCGCCATTTCCGCGGGGCGTGCACATTCCATTGCCCTCACGTCAAAGGGAGAATTGTGGGTGTGGGGATCTGGTAGAAGTGGCAGACTTGGATCGGGGAGTTCTGCAGATGAACCTGAGCCATTTTACATTGATTCATTAGAAGGATTCCAAATCTTACAGGCTGTTTCGGGATTTGATCATAATCTGGTTCTAGTTGCTAGCTGA
- the LOC130983302 gene encoding uncharacterized protein LOC130983302 isoform X3, producing MLTSQHRCALSPATWLEWVLDTTIPSPSLPWAISGPGAETMRPNLVVALPLPGVVSAAVGDDGSLWVWGKSKRGQLGLGKHVTEAVTPAKVEALSGENIAKVSFGWGHALAQTVDGKLFGWGYLADGRIGKMGNDLVEASPLDSSATPFGDSPDLEVAEKRVLEGMEKESDMPIVWEPRLVEELEGIEVVDIACGLDHSLVLCRDGALLSCGSNAYGQLGRTKTDLGIFPVDINLSPVSIAAGLGHSLAICQLPEPDNSIGTTNIASWGWNQSSQLGRPGPGNIPSLIDGLAGENPTAISAGRAHSIALTSKGELWVWGSGRSGRLGSGSSADEPEPFYIDSLEGFQILQAVSGFDHNLVLVAS from the exons ATGCTTACGAGCCAACACCGGTGCGCTCTCTCCCCGGCGACGTGGTTAGAGTGGGTGCTGGACACTACCATTCCCTCGCCATCACTTCCCTGGGCCATCTCTGGGCCTGGGGCAGAAACAATGAGGCCCAACTTGGTCGTGGCTCTTCCTCTTCCAG GTGTTGTCTCTGCTGCTGTTGGAGATGATGGTTCTTTGTGGGTGTGGGGGAAGTCCAAGCGTGGCCAACTTGGTCTTGGTAAACACGTTACTGAAGCTGTTACACCTGCCAAAGTTGAAGCACTTTCGGGAGAGAACATAGCAAAG GTGTCTTTTGGTTGGGGGCATGCTCTTGCTCAGACTGTGGATGGGAAGCTGTTTGGTTGGGGATACTTAGCTGATGGTAGGATAGGAAAAATGGGTAATGACTTGGTGGAGGCATCTCCATTGGATTCCAGTGCAACCCCCTTTGGAGATAGTCCAGACCTTGAAGTTGCTGAGAAGAGGGTTTTAGAAGGAATGGAGAAGGAGAGTGATATGCCAATAGTATGGGAACCTCGCTTGGTGGAAGAGCTTGAAGGTATTGAAGTTGTGGACATTGCGTGCGGCCTTGACCACTCACTGGTTCTTTGCC GTGATGGTGCACTCTTAAGTTGTGGGAGCAATGCATATGGTCAATTGGGGAGAACTAAAACAGATTTGGGAATTTTCCCAGTTGACATAAACTTGAGCCCTGTATCTATAGCAGCAGGGCTTGGCCATTCTTTGGCAATATGTCAGCTTCCTGAACCAGATAATAGTATAGGGACTACAAATATTGCTTCATGGGGATGGAACCAGAGTTCTCAGCTTGGAAGGCCTGGGCCTGGCAACATTCCTTCATTGATTGATGGATTGGCCGGGGAGAATCCTACCGCCATTTCCGCGGGGCGTGCACATTCCATTGCCCTCACGTCAAAGGGAGAATTGTGGGTGTGGGGATCTGGTAGAAGTGGCAGACTTGGATCGGGGAGTTCTGCAGATGAACCTGAGCCATTTTACATTGATTCATTAGAAGGATTCCAAATCTTACAGGCTGTTTCGGGATTTGATCATAATCTGGTTCTAGTTGCTAGCTGA
- the LOC130983302 gene encoding uncharacterized protein LOC130983302 isoform X2, with the protein MMMWRSKHCFWGKLKAESLVVRWMSSGGATVMSFGDASQGALGLPSAQLGVGQHAYEPTPVRSLPGDVVRVGAGHYHSLAITSLGHLWAWGRNNEAQLGRGSSSSRESWNEPMRVMGLDHVNVSAAFASGVVSAAVGDDGSLWVWGKSKRGQLGLGKHVTEAVTPAKVEALSGENIAKVSFGWGHALAQTVDGKLFGWGYLADGRIGKMGNDLVEASPLDSSATPFGDSPDLEVAEKRVLEGMEKESDMPIVWEPRLVEELEGIEVVDIACGLDHSLVLCRDGALLSCGSNAYGQLGRTKTDLGIFPVDINLSPVSIAAGLGHSLAICQLPEPDNSIGTTNIASWGWNQSSQLGRPGPGNIPSLIDGLAGENPTAISAGRAHSIALTSKGELWVWGSGRSGRLGSGSSADEPEPFYIDSLEGFQILQAVSGFDHNLVLVAS; encoded by the exons ATGATGATGTGGAGATCAAAACACTGCTTTTGGGGGAAACTGAAGGCGGAGAGTTTGGTGGTGAGATGGATGAGCAGCGGCGGCGCCACCGTGATGAGCTTCGGAGACGCGAGCCAGGGTGCTCTGGGATTGCCTAGTGCACAATTGGGCGTCGGACAACATGCTTACGAGCCAACACCGGTGCGCTCTCTCCCCGGCGACGTGGTTAGAGTGGGTGCTGGACACTACCATTCCCTCGCCATCACTTCCCTGGGCCATCTCTGGGCCTGGGGCAGAAACAATGAGGCCCAACTTGGTCGTGGCTCTTCCTCTTCCAG GGAATCATGGAATGAGCCAATGAGAGTAATGGGATTggatcatgtgaacgtgtctgcTGCTTTTGCATCAGGTGTTGTCTCTGCTGCTGTTGGAGATGATGGTTCTTTGTGGGTGTGGGGGAAGTCCAAGCGTGGCCAACTTGGTCTTGGTAAACACGTTACTGAAGCTGTTACACCTGCCAAAGTTGAAGCACTTTCGGGAGAGAACATAGCAAAG GTGTCTTTTGGTTGGGGGCATGCTCTTGCTCAGACTGTGGATGGGAAGCTGTTTGGTTGGGGATACTTAGCTGATGGTAGGATAGGAAAAATGGGTAATGACTTGGTGGAGGCATCTCCATTGGATTCCAGTGCAACCCCCTTTGGAGATAGTCCAGACCTTGAAGTTGCTGAGAAGAGGGTTTTAGAAGGAATGGAGAAGGAGAGTGATATGCCAATAGTATGGGAACCTCGCTTGGTGGAAGAGCTTGAAGGTATTGAAGTTGTGGACATTGCGTGCGGCCTTGACCACTCACTGGTTCTTTGCC GTGATGGTGCACTCTTAAGTTGTGGGAGCAATGCATATGGTCAATTGGGGAGAACTAAAACAGATTTGGGAATTTTCCCAGTTGACATAAACTTGAGCCCTGTATCTATAGCAGCAGGGCTTGGCCATTCTTTGGCAATATGTCAGCTTCCTGAACCAGATAATAGTATAGGGACTACAAATATTGCTTCATGGGGATGGAACCAGAGTTCTCAGCTTGGAAGGCCTGGGCCTGGCAACATTCCTTCATTGATTGATGGATTGGCCGGGGAGAATCCTACCGCCATTTCCGCGGGGCGTGCACATTCCATTGCCCTCACGTCAAAGGGAGAATTGTGGGTGTGGGGATCTGGTAGAAGTGGCAGACTTGGATCGGGGAGTTCTGCAGATGAACCTGAGCCATTTTACATTGATTCATTAGAAGGATTCCAAATCTTACAGGCTGTTTCGGGATTTGATCATAATCTGGTTCTAGTTGCTAGCTGA